One window of Desulfuromonadaceae bacterium genomic DNA carries:
- a CDS encoding TetR family transcriptional regulator C-terminal domain-containing protein — MATKGEITRTKILDEAAQVFQRKGFLTTTINDLLDATGITKGNLYFHFASKEEVGLEVLRQAQAAFRLFLDDALHGDTPGARLDNFFRHALERNRSKGFVGGCLFGNTALETCDNAPPFAALVSEVFAEWIGKLEETIRAAQASGELRQDLPADQLAELVVETIEGGIMQSRLKKEGAPLKRALDSLRVLLELKS, encoded by the coding sequence ATGGCAACCAAGGGTGAAATCACGCGGACAAAAATTCTTGATGAAGCCGCGCAAGTTTTTCAGCGCAAAGGATTCTTGACCACGACTATTAACGATCTGCTGGATGCAACCGGCATAACCAAAGGAAATCTCTATTTTCACTTTGCCAGCAAGGAAGAGGTCGGTCTCGAAGTTTTGCGGCAGGCGCAAGCTGCCTTCCGGCTATTTCTGGACGACGCCCTGCACGGGGACACCCCCGGAGCGAGGCTGGATAATTTTTTCCGTCATGCCCTGGAGCGAAATCGCAGCAAAGGATTTGTCGGCGGTTGCCTGTTCGGCAACACGGCGCTCGAAACCTGCGACAATGCGCCACCTTTTGCGGCACTGGTCAGCGAGGTTTTTGCCGAATGGATCGGCAAACTGGAAGAAACGATTCGAGCCGCCCAGGCGAGCGGCGAGCTCCGTCAGGATCTGCCCGCCGACCAGCTGGCCGAACTCGTGGTGGAAACGATTGAAGGCGGGATCATGCAATCCCGGCTGAAAAAAGAGGGAGCCCCGCTCAAGCGGGCACTTGACTCATTGCGGGTTCTGCTCGAACTCAAATCTTGA
- a CDS encoding radical SAM protein: MNSTDDTWFTTSQNEPRGYIQPRLLDELWFHTGTNCNLRCPFCFEGARPGDNRIEFLTLADARCFIDEALELGVKKFSFTGGEPFVNPQFVTILETALEHRPCLVLTNATEPLMNRMAKVVGLANKPNPLKFRVSLDHPDPARHDAARGTGNFNKALDTLGRLHRAGFGVSIARLMLPDEDSAVVDRSYVPFFRSVGVPDDITIIKFPEFHLSGSSHQVPEITETCMSHYLSAEQRAAFMCHFSKMIVRKNGQCGVYACTLVDDVQGYDLGPTLKAAMDRRVMLGHHRCYSCFACGASCSENE, translated from the coding sequence ATGAACAGCACTGACGACACCTGGTTCACCACCAGCCAAAATGAGCCACGTGGTTATATTCAGCCCCGGCTGCTTGACGAGCTTTGGTTTCACACCGGAACCAACTGCAACCTGCGCTGCCCGTTCTGTTTTGAAGGCGCAAGGCCGGGGGACAACCGCATCGAGTTTCTGACCCTGGCAGATGCCCGGTGCTTTATCGACGAAGCGCTGGAACTCGGGGTCAAAAAGTTTTCCTTCACCGGCGGTGAGCCGTTTGTCAACCCGCAGTTTGTTACCATTTTAGAGACCGCTTTGGAGCATCGTCCCTGCCTGGTGTTGACCAACGCCACCGAGCCGCTGATGAACCGCATGGCCAAGGTGGTTGGGCTGGCCAATAAGCCGAATCCGCTCAAGTTCCGGGTCAGCCTGGATCATCCCGACCCGGCCAGACACGACGCGGCACGCGGCACGGGGAATTTCAACAAAGCGCTCGACACGCTGGGACGGCTCCATCGGGCCGGTTTTGGTGTCTCTATCGCCCGTCTGATGCTTCCGGACGAGGACAGCGCCGTCGTGGATCGCAGCTATGTTCCCTTTTTCCGCAGTGTCGGTGTTCCCGACGATATCACCATCATCAAGTTTCCGGAATTTCATCTGTCCGGCTCTTCCCATCAGGTCCCGGAGATCACCGAAACCTGTATGAGCCATTATTTGAGCGCCGAGCAGCGTGCCGCCTTCATGTGTCATTTCAGCAAGATGATTGTGCGTAAAAACGGGCAGTGTGGCGTATATGCCTGTACCCTGGTGGATGACGTCCAGGGGTACGATCTGGGACCAACGCTGAAGGCCGCCATGGACAGGCGGGTCATGCTCGGTCATCACCGCTGTTATTCCTGTTTCGCCTGTGGTGCCAGCTGTTCGGAAAACGAATAA
- a CDS encoding FAD-dependent oxidoreductase, whose amino-acid sequence MSNRWKKTLVIMAIAVLVVTFFVFDLQRYLTLAELKTRQAEFQDFYAAHRLLTLGLYFVLYVLVTALSLPGAAVMTLAGGALFSFLPALVVVSFASSIGATLAFLVSRFLLRDWVQNRFHDRLAAINRGVEKEGAFYLFTLRLVPIFPFFIINLVMGLTPMRTLTFYWVSQVGMLAGTAVYVNAGTQLGQINSLGGILSPGLLFSFVLLGVFPLIARKGVEIMKKRQTLKNFPQPKKFAYNVIVFGAGSAGLVSSYIAAAVKAKVALIEKHKMGGDCLNTGCVPSKALIRSAKMLAYGRRATEFGFRKTETEFEFGEVMERVQRVVGKVEPHDSVERYTGLGVACIQGDARITSPYTVEVDGRTLTTRSIIVATGASPFVPPIPGLEQVDYLTSDNLWQLRELPQRLVVLGGGPIGCEMTQAFARFGAQVTQVEMGEQIMGREDPDVATFVRQRFETEGVNVLTGHAAKQVLTEDGEHILVCAHQGEQVRVPFDRILVAVGRRPNVKDFGLEELGVRLSDRGTVETDGFLRTNIPNIFCAGDVAGPYQFTHTAGHQAWYASVNALFGDFKKFPVDYRVIPWVTFTDPEVARVGLNETEARQQNIAHEVTVFELAELDRAIAESEDHGWLKIITPPGKDKILGVTIVGTHAGDLLAEYILAMKHGLGLNKILGTIHPYPTLAEANKMAAGEWKKAHVPEKLLAWVEKFHAWRRK is encoded by the coding sequence ATGTCGAATCGCTGGAAAAAAACCCTGGTTATCATGGCCATTGCCGTACTGGTCGTGACGTTCTTTGTTTTCGATCTGCAGCGCTACCTGACTCTCGCCGAACTGAAGACCCGTCAGGCGGAGTTCCAGGACTTCTATGCGGCTCATCGACTGCTGACTTTGGGGCTTTATTTTGTTCTTTATGTCCTGGTAACCGCCTTGTCGCTGCCAGGGGCGGCGGTCATGACCCTGGCCGGTGGCGCACTGTTCAGTTTCTTGCCTGCGCTGGTGGTGGTCTCCTTCGCCAGCAGCATCGGCGCAACCCTGGCCTTTCTGGTCAGCCGCTTTCTGTTGCGCGACTGGGTGCAAAATCGCTTCCACGATCGGCTGGCGGCGATCAACCGGGGGGTTGAAAAAGAGGGGGCGTTCTACCTGTTCACCCTGCGGCTGGTGCCGATCTTTCCGTTTTTCATCATCAACCTGGTGATGGGGCTGACCCCGATGCGCACGTTGACCTTTTACTGGGTCAGTCAGGTCGGTATGCTCGCGGGGACCGCCGTGTATGTCAACGCCGGCACCCAGCTCGGTCAGATCAACAGCCTGGGCGGGATTCTTTCTCCCGGCCTGCTGTTTTCCTTTGTCCTGCTTGGTGTTTTTCCGCTCATTGCCCGCAAGGGGGTCGAGATCATGAAGAAACGTCAGACGCTCAAGAATTTTCCTCAGCCGAAAAAATTTGCATATAACGTTATCGTCTTCGGCGCCGGTTCCGCCGGGCTGGTTTCGAGTTACATCGCTGCGGCGGTCAAGGCCAAAGTTGCGCTCATCGAGAAGCACAAGATGGGGGGCGACTGCCTCAATACCGGTTGCGTCCCGAGCAAGGCGCTGATTCGCTCTGCAAAGATGCTCGCCTACGGTCGCCGCGCCACCGAGTTCGGTTTCCGCAAGACTGAAACCGAATTCGAGTTCGGCGAAGTGATGGAGCGGGTGCAGCGGGTGGTGGGCAAGGTCGAGCCGCACGATTCGGTGGAGCGTTATACCGGACTGGGGGTTGCCTGCATACAAGGTGATGCGCGTATCACCTCGCCCTACACGGTCGAGGTGGATGGCCGTACCCTGACGACGCGCAGCATCATTGTTGCCACAGGTGCCTCGCCATTTGTGCCGCCGATCCCCGGACTTGAGCAGGTCGATTATCTGACCTCTGACAACCTCTGGCAACTGCGGGAGTTGCCGCAGCGTCTGGTGGTGCTGGGCGGTGGGCCGATCGGTTGCGAGATGACTCAGGCGTTCGCCCGCTTCGGCGCACAGGTGACGCAGGTTGAAATGGGTGAGCAGATCATGGGGCGGGAAGATCCGGATGTTGCCACATTTGTCCGTCAGCGTTTCGAGACCGAAGGGGTGAATGTGCTGACCGGCCATGCGGCCAAACAGGTCCTTACCGAAGACGGGGAACACATCCTCGTCTGCGCACACCAGGGTGAGCAGGTACGTGTCCCATTTGACCGGATTCTGGTCGCGGTTGGTCGACGACCGAACGTCAAAGACTTTGGTCTGGAAGAACTGGGGGTGCGATTAAGTGACCGTGGCACAGTCGAGACCGACGGCTTTCTGCGCACCAACATCCCCAACATCTTCTGCGCCGGAGATGTCGCCGGGCCGTACCAGTTCACCCATACCGCCGGGCATCAGGCCTGGTACGCCAGCGTCAATGCCCTGTTCGGCGATTTCAAAAAGTTCCCGGTTGACTATCGGGTCATCCCCTGGGTCACCTTCACTGATCCGGAGGTCGCCCGGGTCGGCCTGAATGAAACGGAGGCCAGGCAGCAGAATATCGCTCACGAGGTCACCGTGTTCGAACTGGCCGAACTGGATCGCGCCATTGCCGAAAGTGAAGACCATGGCTGGCTCAAGATCATTACCCCGCCCGGCAAGGATAAAATCCTTGGTGTCACCATCGTTGGCACTCACGCTGGCGACCTGCTCGCCGAATATATTCTGGCGATGAAGCATGGTCTCGGCCTGAATAAAATTCTCGGCACCATCCACCCCTATCCGACCCTGGCCGAGGCCAACAAGATGGCGGCCGGGGAATGGAAGAAGGCACATGTCCCGGAAAAATTGTTGGCCTGGGTGGAGAAATTCCATGCCTGGCGACGCAAGTGA
- the nspC gene encoding carboxynorspermidine decarboxylase, translating to MDKICAAKTDLSKIQTPAFVVYEEALEHNLAILQQVMDGCGARILLALKGFAMHHCFPLLSKTLHGTCASGLHEAMLGRELFPGEVHVFASAFSAADMRAVAPYANHLVFNSISQWQRLGPVARQLNPEIDCGLRCNPEHRETEVDIYNPCAPGSRLGIIADEFDPLALEGISGLHFHTLCQDDADALERTLAAFEEKFGACLAPLRWVNFGGGHHITRPGYDVARLIRVIRAFRQRHPHLTVYLEPGEAVALNAGILVASVLDLTRNHATENAILDTSASCHMPDVLEMPYRPEIIGAGKPGEKAHTYRLGGLSCLAGDIIGDYSFDHPLAIDDRLVFLDMAIYSMVKTNTFNGVKLPAIYYGRKDGSLELVKSFGYEDFKGRLS from the coding sequence ATGGATAAGATCTGCGCCGCAAAAACTGACCTGAGTAAAATACAGACTCCGGCTTTCGTCGTTTACGAGGAAGCGTTAGAGCATAATCTGGCGATTCTGCAACAGGTGATGGATGGCTGCGGTGCGCGGATCCTGCTGGCGCTGAAGGGCTTCGCCATGCATCACTGCTTTCCGCTGCTGAGCAAAACACTCCACGGCACCTGCGCCAGTGGCCTGCATGAAGCCATGCTCGGTCGCGAACTCTTTCCAGGCGAAGTTCACGTTTTCGCCAGCGCTTTCAGCGCCGCCGATATGCGCGCCGTGGCCCCTTACGCCAACCATCTGGTGTTCAACTCAATCTCCCAGTGGCAAAGGCTCGGTCCGGTGGCCAGACAGCTTAACCCGGAGATCGACTGCGGCTTGCGCTGTAACCCGGAACATCGCGAAACTGAAGTTGATATCTACAACCCCTGCGCCCCCGGTTCCCGTTTGGGGATCATTGCCGACGAATTCGATCCCTTGGCCCTTGAAGGGATCAGCGGCCTGCACTTTCACACCCTGTGCCAGGATGATGCTGACGCTCTGGAGCGGACCCTGGCCGCGTTTGAAGAGAAATTCGGGGCCTGTCTGGCACCATTGCGCTGGGTCAACTTCGGTGGCGGTCATCATATCACCCGACCGGGATACGACGTCGCAAGGTTGATTCGCGTTATCCGCGCATTTCGTCAGCGTCACCCCCATTTAACCGTCTATCTCGAACCGGGGGAAGCGGTTGCCCTGAACGCCGGGATTCTGGTTGCCAGTGTCCTCGACCTCACCCGCAATCACGCCACCGAAAACGCCATCCTCGATACATCGGCTTCCTGTCACATGCCCGATGTCCTGGAGATGCCTTATCGTCCCGAAATCATCGGTGCGGGCAAGCCGGGCGAGAAAGCCCATACCTACCGCCTGGGCGGGTTATCGTGTCTCGCTGGCGATATCATCGGTGATTATTCCTTCGACCACCCTCTCGCCATCGATGACCGTCTGGTTTTTCTCGATATGGCAATCTATTCGATGGTCAAAACCAACACCTTTAACGGCGTTAAACTGCCAGCAATCTATTACGGCAGAAAAGACGGTTCTCTGGAATTAGTGAAAAGCTTCGGTTACGAGGATTTCAAAGGCCGGTTGTCCTGA
- a CDS encoding saccharopine dehydrogenase family protein codes for MGKKLLIIGAGGVSQVTTWKCAMLPEVFTEITLASRTKSKCDQIAALLPRPINTAQVDADNLAETVALINQVKPDLVINLALPYQDLNLMEACLATGVDYLDTANYEPPETAKFEYSWQWNYQERFCDKGIMALLGSGFDPGVTSVMTMYALKHYFDEIHHLDIIDCNAGNHGMPFATNFNPEINIREVTAKGRYWEKGEWVETAPLSVKQAYTMPENLGSLDIYLMYHEELESLARFVPGLKRARFWMSFSDNYLKHLEVLQNVGMTGIEPVAFQGQQIVPLQFLKALLPDPASLGPKTTGHTCIGVEVEGVKDGKFRKYFIYNICDHQSCYAKVKSQAISYTAGVPAMIGAKQMVTGKWQGQGVFNVEQLDPDPFMEDLNRHGLPWTEVFVAGF; via the coding sequence ATGGGAAAAAAACTACTGATTATCGGTGCTGGCGGCGTAAGCCAGGTGACCACCTGGAAATGCGCCATGCTGCCAGAAGTTTTTACAGAGATCACCCTGGCCAGTCGCACCAAATCAAAGTGTGATCAGATTGCCGCGCTGTTACCGCGCCCGATCAATACTGCGCAGGTCGACGCCGACAACCTTGCCGAGACGGTCGCGCTGATCAACCAGGTCAAGCCCGACCTGGTGATCAATCTGGCGCTCCCCTACCAGGATCTGAATCTGATGGAGGCCTGCCTTGCAACGGGGGTTGATTACCTCGACACGGCGAATTACGAACCGCCCGAAACAGCAAAATTCGAATACAGCTGGCAGTGGAATTATCAGGAACGTTTTTGCGACAAGGGGATTATGGCGCTGCTCGGCAGCGGCTTCGACCCGGGCGTCACCAGTGTCATGACCATGTATGCACTCAAGCACTATTTTGATGAAATTCATCATCTCGATATCATCGATTGCAACGCCGGCAATCACGGTATGCCGTTCGCCACCAACTTCAACCCGGAAATCAACATCCGTGAAGTAACGGCCAAAGGGCGTTACTGGGAAAAGGGGGAATGGGTGGAAACCGCTCCGCTGTCGGTCAAACAGGCCTACACAATGCCGGAGAACCTCGGCTCACTCGACATCTATCTGATGTACCACGAGGAGCTCGAATCTCTCGCCCGGTTTGTTCCCGGTTTAAAACGCGCGCGTTTCTGGATGAGCTTTTCCGATAATTATCTCAAACACCTCGAAGTGTTGCAGAACGTCGGCATGACCGGGATTGAACCGGTCGCGTTTCAGGGACAGCAGATTGTGCCCTTGCAATTTCTCAAGGCACTTCTTCCCGATCCCGCCTCCCTCGGGCCGAAAACTACGGGGCACACCTGTATCGGGGTTGAGGTTGAAGGGGTTAAAGACGGCAAGTTCCGCAAATATTTTATCTACAACATTTGCGATCATCAGAGCTGTTATGCCAAAGTTAAATCACAGGCAATTTCTTATACCGCGGGGGTTCCGGCAATGATCGGTGCCAAGCAGATGGTGACCGGAAAGTGGCAGGGACAGGGAGTCTTCAACGTTGAACAATTGGATCCTGATCCATTCATGGAAGATCTCAACCGCCATGGCTTGCCGTGGACAGAGGTCTTCGTCGCAGGCTTTTGA
- a CDS encoding IclR family transcriptional regulator: MLLRVGGADDVENFIMPVRGKKSYSIQSVENALDVLEALCAEEEDVSLTRLSERLGMNKASVFRLLATFEGRGYVEHCAGSGKYRLSLAAFEVGQRLLSRMTLLRQAHPVMEQLVRECNEAAYLVVRRGREALFFDVVETSQQVKVFSLVGHRVQLESSPVGQIFLAYEALPSAHLSASRSVADSLKNIRAAGFCVGATGIDESVACAAVPLFSEKGVVVGSLALVWPEFRADTAQVESVLLPALRRSGETISSKLGYLGHYLGRDMTQQLN, translated from the coding sequence ATGTTGTTGCGGGTTGGTGGTGCCGACGACGTGGAGAACTTCATTATGCCGGTCAGGGGAAAAAAATCATACAGTATTCAGTCGGTTGAAAATGCGCTTGATGTCCTGGAGGCGCTGTGCGCTGAAGAAGAGGATGTCAGTCTTACGCGACTGAGTGAGCGTCTGGGGATGAACAAGGCCAGCGTCTTTCGCTTGCTTGCAACATTCGAAGGGCGCGGCTACGTTGAGCACTGTGCCGGGAGCGGCAAGTATCGTTTGAGCCTAGCGGCTTTTGAGGTCGGGCAGCGGCTGTTGTCACGCATGACACTGCTCCGTCAGGCGCATCCGGTTATGGAACAATTGGTCCGTGAATGCAACGAGGCTGCGTACCTGGTGGTGCGTCGCGGCCGGGAAGCGCTGTTTTTTGATGTCGTGGAAACCTCACAACAGGTCAAGGTGTTTTCGTTGGTGGGGCATCGTGTTCAACTTGAGTCATCTCCTGTCGGGCAGATATTTCTGGCGTATGAAGCGCTTCCGTCTGCCCATTTGTCCGCGTCCCGATCTGTTGCAGATAGCCTGAAAAATATTCGCGCGGCAGGTTTTTGTGTGGGGGCGACCGGGATCGATGAAAGTGTAGCATGCGCCGCCGTTCCATTGTTTTCGGAAAAAGGTGTTGTCGTCGGTTCCCTGGCGTTGGTATGGCCCGAATTCAGGGCGGATACCGCGCAGGTCGAAAGCGTTCTGCTCCCGGCGTTGCGGCGGTCCGGCGAAACCATCTCTTCCAAGCTGGGGTATCTTGGTCATTACCTTGGACGTGACATGACGCAACAGCTTAATTGA
- a CDS encoding DUF4212 domain-containing protein, with protein sequence MDKSGKAYWKAVLTLIAQVLAVWFVVSYGAGILFAPELNNIRLGGYPLGFWFAQQGSMYIFVIQIFVYAKLMGKIDEKFDVHEE encoded by the coding sequence ATGGATAAATCTGGAAAAGCTTATTGGAAGGCAGTGCTGACGCTTATCGCGCAAGTGCTGGCAGTTTGGTTTGTGGTCTCGTATGGGGCCGGCATCCTGTTTGCGCCGGAACTCAACAATATCCGCTTGGGTGGTTATCCGCTGGGGTTCTGGTTTGCCCAGCAGGGTTCGATGTATATTTTCGTCATTCAGATCTTCGTCTATGCCAAATTGATGGGGAAAATTGACGAAAAATTTGACGTTCACGAAGAATGA
- a CDS encoding cation acetate symporter gives MDLQTLTYIVVGLTFSLYVGIAVWARAGSTSEFYAAGGAVHPVLNGMATGADWMSAASFISMAGLISNMGYGGGLFLMGWTGGYVLLAMLLAPYLRKFGKFTVPQFFGDRYYSQAASMVGVLCLLMASLTYIIGQMTGVGVAFSRFLGVSNHTGIFIGMAIVFMYAVFGGMKGITYTQVAQYCVLILAYTIPAIFISLQLTGNPIPQFGLGGDFVGTDMTLLGKLDQVVTDLGFGKYTETTRYSTLNMFVYTASLMIGTAGLPHVIMRFFTVPTVKAARSSAGWALVFIAILYTTAPAVAAMARLNLHATINSAVKSGGDIYATESALVYEDRPDWMKRWEITGLLKFEDKNGDGRIQYYNDKSKNEAFNAKAAAAGWKGSELKVNADIMVLANPEIAMLPDWVIALVAAGGLAAALSTAAGLLLAISSAISHDLFKNILMPGLTEKGELMAGKITMACSILVAGWLGLNPPGFAAGTVAIAFGLAASSIFPALMMGIFNKKMNKEGAMAGMVAGIGVTMFYVFAHKGIFFIKGTEFLGMFGGKANFFMGIEPNAFGGIGAIVNFIVAYIVSKVTPACPEHIQHMVENVRTPRGAKAVDGSHAH, from the coding sequence ATGGATCTTCAAACCTTAACGTATATTGTTGTTGGCCTCACGTTCTCCCTGTATGTCGGCATTGCCGTCTGGGCGCGTGCAGGCAGTACCAGTGAATTCTACGCTGCTGGCGGCGCGGTACACCCGGTTCTGAACGGGATGGCGACCGGTGCTGACTGGATGTCGGCGGCGTCGTTTATCTCCATGGCCGGTCTGATTTCCAACATGGGTTATGGCGGTGGGCTCTTCCTGATGGGATGGACCGGCGGTTACGTCCTGTTGGCGATGTTGCTGGCCCCTTACTTGCGGAAATTCGGCAAGTTTACCGTGCCGCAGTTTTTCGGTGATCGTTATTATTCCCAAGCGGCCAGTATGGTTGGCGTTCTCTGCCTGCTGATGGCTTCGTTGACCTACATCATCGGTCAGATGACCGGTGTCGGGGTTGCGTTCTCTCGCTTCCTCGGGGTTTCCAACCATACCGGGATTTTCATCGGGATGGCGATTGTTTTCATGTACGCGGTGTTCGGCGGCATGAAAGGGATTACCTACACCCAGGTTGCCCAGTACTGCGTGTTGATTCTCGCTTATACGATCCCCGCGATCTTCATCTCCCTGCAGCTGACCGGTAACCCGATTCCGCAGTTCGGCCTCGGTGGTGACTTTGTCGGCACCGACATGACTCTGCTCGGCAAGCTCGATCAGGTCGTTACCGACCTCGGTTTCGGCAAGTATACCGAGACGACACGTTACAGCACACTGAACATGTTTGTTTACACCGCGTCGCTGATGATCGGTACCGCCGGTCTGCCGCACGTTATCATGCGCTTCTTCACCGTTCCGACGGTCAAGGCTGCCCGCTCTTCCGCCGGTTGGGCGCTGGTCTTCATTGCGATCCTGTACACCACCGCTCCGGCCGTTGCCGCCATGGCGCGGTTGAATCTGCATGCTACGATTAACTCCGCAGTCAAATCTGGCGGTGATATCTATGCCACCGAAAGCGCTCTTGTCTATGAAGATCGCCCGGACTGGATGAAGCGTTGGGAAATTACCGGTCTGCTCAAGTTTGAAGACAAGAATGGCGACGGTCGTATCCAGTACTACAATGACAAGTCGAAGAATGAGGCGTTCAATGCCAAAGCGGCTGCTGCTGGCTGGAAAGGGAGCGAACTGAAGGTCAACGCCGATATCATGGTTCTCGCCAATCCTGAAATCGCCATGTTGCCGGACTGGGTTATTGCTCTGGTTGCCGCCGGTGGTCTTGCCGCTGCTCTGTCGACCGCAGCCGGTCTGCTCTTGGCGATCTCTTCAGCGATTTCTCACGACTTGTTCAAGAACATCCTGATGCCTGGCTTGACCGAGAAGGGTGAGCTGATGGCCGGTAAAATCACCATGGCATGCTCGATCCTGGTGGCCGGTTGGCTCGGCCTGAATCCTCCGGGCTTCGCTGCCGGGACCGTGGCGATTGCCTTCGGTCTGGCTGCCAGCTCGATCTTCCCGGCCCTGATGATGGGGATTTTCAACAAGAAGATGAACAAGGAAGGCGCCATGGCCGGAATGGTCGCCGGTATCGGCGTGACCATGTTCTACGTCTTTGCGCATAAAGGGATCTTCTTTATCAAAGGGACGGAGTTCCTCGGTATGTTCGGTGGTAAAGCGAACTTCTTCATGGGGATTGAGCCGAACGCTTTCGGTGGTATCGGAGCGATTGTTAACTTTATCGTTGCCTATATTGTCAGCAAAGTGACTCCGGCATGTCCCGAGCATATTCAGCATATGGTCGAGAATGTACGTACCCCGCGTGGTGCCAAGGCTGTTGATGGATCCCACGCACACTGA
- the amrA gene encoding AmmeMemoRadiSam system protein A, which yields MNQQLNVEEQKILLKIARDAITAQVCNGVVYVEPREEMALNSRSGCFVTIKKGRKLRGCIGNFQSEKPLFKEVAEMAIVSATQDPRFTPMTTADLNDFFLEISVLGPLEKIESIDEISIGRDGIYLEKNYHRGVLLPQVATENGWDRETFLRQTCVKAGLPVNAWQDDNADIYIFNAQIFNDDLFPPR from the coding sequence ATGAACCAACAGCTTAACGTTGAGGAACAAAAGATTCTTTTAAAAATTGCGCGTGATGCCATCACTGCACAGGTCTGCAACGGGGTGGTTTACGTTGAACCACGCGAGGAAATGGCACTGAACAGCCGTAGCGGCTGTTTTGTAACCATCAAGAAGGGGCGCAAGCTGCGTGGCTGCATCGGAAACTTTCAGTCGGAAAAACCGCTCTTCAAGGAAGTTGCCGAAATGGCAATTGTCTCGGCAACCCAAGACCCCCGTTTTACTCCCATGACGACAGCCGATCTAAACGACTTTTTCCTCGAAATTTCTGTCCTTGGCCCTTTGGAAAAAATTGAATCGATCGATGAGATCAGTATCGGTCGTGACGGCATCTATCTGGAAAAGAATTACCATCGCGGGGTGCTGTTGCCCCAGGTTGCAACGGAAAACGGTTGGGACCGGGAAACATTTTTACGTCAAACCTGCGTTAAAGCGGGGCTTCCAGTAAACGCCTGGCAGGACGATAATGCAGATATCTATATTTTTAATGCGCAAATATTCAACGACGATCTATTCCCTCCCCGCTGA
- a CDS encoding M42 family metallopeptidase, whose amino-acid sequence MHEHDFKLLKELVEAPSPSGYEQPAQRIIRRELEPLVDLLETDVMGNVIARIRADRDDAPRVMLAGHCDEVGFMVKYIDEQGFIYFAPIGGIDAHLVPGQRVHIHTARQPLLGVIGKKPIHMIEPKDRDTVLKLKQLFIDIGSSSRAATEDLVAVGDPITFAVGLERLGGDRVTSRALDDKMGAYIITRVLRNIHAQGASPVELIGVSTVQEEVGLRGGATSVYGIKPDVGIAVEVGFATDYPEMDKKDIGHIKVGGGPIIGRGPNINPVLFRLLLETARAEGIPCQVMAAPRATGTDANVIQLSRGGVATALVSVPLRYMHTPVELLSLTDLEHTVQLLTAVLNKIDNKAMFIPD is encoded by the coding sequence ATGCACGAGCACGATTTTAAACTGCTTAAAGAACTGGTCGAAGCCCCCAGTCCCTCCGGCTACGAGCAACCGGCGCAACGAATCATCCGCCGTGAGCTGGAACCGCTGGTCGATCTGCTGGAAACCGATGTCATGGGTAACGTTATTGCGCGGATTCGTGCTGACCGCGACGATGCACCACGGGTGATGCTCGCCGGACATTGCGATGAAGTTGGTTTCATGGTGAAATATATTGACGAACAAGGGTTCATCTATTTTGCCCCGATCGGCGGCATTGATGCCCACCTGGTCCCTGGACAGAGAGTTCATATCCACACCGCGCGCCAGCCACTTTTGGGGGTGATCGGCAAAAAACCGATACATATGATCGAGCCCAAAGATCGTGACACGGTCCTCAAGCTCAAGCAGCTTTTTATCGATATCGGTAGCAGCAGTCGTGCCGCAACCGAAGATTTGGTCGCGGTTGGTGACCCCATCACCTTTGCCGTCGGTCTGGAACGTTTGGGTGGCGACCGCGTCACCTCCCGGGCCCTTGATGACAAAATGGGAGCCTACATTATCACCCGCGTGCTGCGCAATATCCATGCGCAAGGTGCTTCCCCCGTTGAACTGATCGGCGTGTCAACCGTTCAGGAAGAAGTGGGGCTACGCGGCGGGGCGACCAGTGTTTACGGGATCAAGCCGGATGTCGGGATTGCCGTTGAAGTCGGTTTCGCCACCGATTATCCGGAAATGGACAAAAAAGATATCGGACATATCAAAGTCGGCGGCGGCCCGATTATTGGCCGTGGTCCGAATATCAATCCGGTTCTTTTTCGTCTCTTGCTTGAAACGGCGCGCGCTGAAGGGATTCCCTGCCAGGTCATGGCTGCTCCTCGCGCCACCGGAACCGATGCCAATGTCATACAGCTGTCGCGTGGCGGCGTCGCGACCGCGCTGGTCAGTGTTCCGCTGCGCTACATGCATACGCCTGTCGAACTTTTATCGTTGACCGATCTGGAACATACCGTTCAGCTGTTGACAGCGGTACTCAACAAAATTGATAACAAAGCGATGTTTATTCCCGATTAA